A genomic region of Drosophila kikkawai strain 14028-0561.14 chromosome X, DkikHiC1v2, whole genome shotgun sequence contains the following coding sequences:
- the LOC121502006 gene encoding uncharacterized protein, whose protein sequence is MPTGDEEQTPLIPAITLEGSQSGSPRPDQLKPKAATAIPRAKSQEALDTAPSTSARSTRSVSKMAQKAIDIALKKFIAATDRVTQFEANLHTPAAPDTDRLPPGMCQVHRDQIRALWEKVEKSYESCSDLIAESDDTTNIASELESKYSYCYSVFSKCVFQLQGVIDRAAFQPTQASASSQSPPSTGCRLPPVDTEVFTGDYIRWPTFRDLFTAIYIQNSRLTPVEKLFHLLSKTSGDAHAIVSKAPLTNEGFISAWQSLTERFENRRLLVNSQLKILFNLPAVPQESGAALKELQGTIQGCLTALSMSSIQVETWDCLLVYMVSVKLPKTTLSMWEQSIHNKAEIPTWNELNSFLTERHRTLEAIDDIRPSSSGQVPPRSTPASAPARRLNSYEARVTPAPRGCDLCARENHPIRVCPRFLEMDVNGRSDYIKRKQLCLNCFARGHQQRDCTSAHSCFTCHSRHHTLLHRGNPFATAPTPSAPARPRPADSPRNASTSEDHPNVQVCFASGPKAVLLGTALVDICHLGCTFQARALIDSGSEATFITERLFNLVKLPFKTIQAQVSGLNQTIAAQSTKFCHFSIRAPSRPGLQLETAAYVLPQLAGSLPSYPVPPDFLKGLPDIPLADPKFFESSQIDVLIGADILPSVLLGNSKANICGSLFGQETIFGWVLTGPISPNAPRNVSAFSTRVTCGSDDSLDQLLTKFWEVEEGPSQIVSESDAVCERNFVRTTRRDSCGKYVVTLPLRDPEHGESELSSSRSFALAQFLRNEQRLKRDPPLKARYDSVIQEYLDLGHMAEVSPKSRSATYYLPHHAVLKPESTTTKVRVVFNASSPSANGTSLNDILYAGPVLQSDLTIQILKWRYFRFVFNADIEKMYRQIWVDPNHTPFQRILFRNPEGEIRDYELKTVTFGVNCAPFLAIRVLRQLADDEESRYPQASRIIRQFMYVDDVLAGADSRTEAQVAIRELQGALSSAGFPLRKWTSNDKAILANIPSDHLLHSDFLELDSESTAKTLGVRWKATSDEFFFIPPKLVSESSFTKRQVLSQIAKLFDPAGWLAPFVVRAKMFMQDIWLQDLGWDDTLPQDFYQRWIDFLENYSALDNIRIPRWVTFRPHLNIEHHGFCDASQKAYGAAIYVRVEVGSTVEVTLLTARTRVAPVKTLSLPRLELCGALLLSEMAAAILPKMPGPASALHCWTDSTIVLAWLHKPACHWTTFVANRVTKITQFTEVEKWAHVRSEHNPTDLASRGVALQDLADSQLWWHGPAWLRRPRSEWPMQGDVSPVTDLEQRAVKVHVAKVPPEDILERFSTLNKALRVLAYVHRFIQRSRKLLSSVEDHLTASEIVSAERLLISVTQRRHFVLEMGCLSQKRPIPTSSLVQNLNPFFDSHGLMRACGRVTTSEFLQYDERHPIILPYDCHLSRLIVHFTHRITLHGGNQLMIRLIRSKFWIPRVRKLVKSVIYSCKVCVIHKRKLQTQLMGDLPKERTSFSRPFTYTGMDYAGPFDIKNYTGRACLITKGYVLVFVCFSTKAIHLEPTSDLTTEKFLAAFARFVSRRGCPHQVQSDNGKTFVGAAAQLSRDFFHALKEAVTGAYSHHQLLWQFIPPGAPHMGGLWEAGVKSFKTLFYKSTATRKYTFEELATLLARIEACLNSRPLAPMSEDPADLLALTPGHFLVGGPLLAVVEPEIKGVTTSIINRWQHLKALHQHFRLRWKEEYLKELHKRNKWRAPTRNLRAGDMVVVKEDNLPSNEWRLGRVDAVFPGVDGHVRVVDIRTARGLIKRPIAKVVLLPMEEVACPQ, encoded by the coding sequence ATGCCCACGGGAGACGAGGAACAGACTCCTTTGATTCCAGCAATTACTCTGGAAGGGTCCCAGTCCGGATCCCCGCGGCCTGATCAATTGAAGCCAAAGGCGGCCACTGCCATTCCAAGGGCAAAAAGTCAAGAGGCCCTTGACACTGCCCCCAGTACCTCAGCCAGATCTACACGATCCGTGTCCAAGATGGCTCAAAAGGCGATAGATATCGCCCTCAAAAAATTCATTGCCGCAACGGACCGTGTTACCCAATTCGAGGCTAACCTGCACACTCCGGCTGCCCCTGACACGGACAGATTGCCCCCTGGCATGTGCCAAGTCCACCGGGACCAAattcgggccctgtgggaaAAGGTTGAGAAAAGCTACGAAAGCTGCTCCGACCTCATTGCCGAATCCGACGACACTACGAACATTGCATCAGAGCTAGAATCAAAGTATAGTTACTGCTATTCCGTGTTTTCGAAGTGTGTGTTTCAGCTGCAGGGCGTAATTGACAGGGCTGCCTTCCAACCCACACAGGCTTCCGCCAGTAGTCAATCACCCCCTTCTACGGGTTGTCgtctgccaccagtggacacagaagtCTTCACTGGGGACTATATTCGGTGGCCAACGTTTCGAGACCTTTTTACTGCGATCTACATCCAGAATTCGCGCctcacaccggtggaaaaGCTGTTCCACCTGTTGTCAAAGACAAGTGGCGATGCCCATGCCATTGTGTCGAAGGCTCCTCTCACAAACGAAGGGTTCATCTCCGCATGGCAGAGTCTCACCGAACGTTTCGAAAATCGGCGGTTGCTCgtcaacagccagttgaaaatccttttcaaCCTTCCGGCAGTCCCCCAAGAGTCAGGAGCAGCTCTGaaagagctgcaaggcaccATCCAGGGTTGCCTAACCGCCTTATCGATGTCCTCAATCCAAGTCGAAACCTGGGATTGTCTCCTGGTATACATGGTGTCCGTAAAACTCCCCAAAACCACACTGTccatgtgggagcaatccatccacaacaaggccgaaattccgacctggaaCGAGCTGAACTCGTTTTTGACTGAGCGTCACCGCACTCTAGAGGCTATCGACGATATCAGACCTAGCAGTTCGGGGCAAGTTCCCCCCCGATCGACCCCTGCAAGCGCCCCTGCGCGCCGGCTCAACTCGTATGAGGCCCGAGTGACTCCAGCCCCAAGAGGGTGCGATCTTTGCGCCAGGGAAAACCACCCTATTCGTGTCTGTCCGCGCTTCCTGGAAATGGATGTGAATGGTCGCTCCGACTACATCAAGCGGAAGCAGCTTTGTCTGAATTGTTTCGCAcgagggcaccagcagcgGGACTGTACAAGTGCCCATAGCTGTTTCACGTGTCACAGCCGTCACCACACCCTCCTGCATCGTGGCAATCCATTCGCGACCGCTCCGACTCCGTCTGCGCCAGCGAGGCCGCGGCCCGCGGATTCCCCAAGAAACGCGAGCACTTCCGAAGATCACCCTAACGTACAAGTGTGCTTCGCTTCCGGCCCAAAGGCCGTCCTGTTGGGTACCGCTCTCGTCGACATTTGCCATCTGGGGTGCACTTTCCAAGCGCGTGCCTTGATTGACTCTGGTTCCGAGGCGACATTTATTACTGAGAGGCTATTCAACCTCGTGAAACTGCCATTCAAGACCATTCAAGCCCAAGTCTCCGGCCTTAACCAAACCATTGCCGCTCAGTCTACGAAATTCTGCCATTTCTCCATTCGAGCGCCTTCCAGACCCGGACTGCAGTTGGAAACGGCAGCGTACGTCCTTCCGCAGTTGGCCGGGAGTCTGCCTTCGTACCCCGTCCCACCAGACTTTCTGAAGGGGCTTCCTGACATACCTCTTGCGGACCCCAAGTTCTTTGAGAGCTCCCAAATCGATGTCTTGATAGGAGCCGACATTCTTCCGTCAGTCCTCCTAGGCAATTCCAAGGCGAATATTTGTGGTTCTCTGTTCGGCCAGGAAACCATTTTTGGTTGGGTGTTGACAGGTCCCATATCTCCGAATGCCCCCCGAAATGTGTCCGCCTTCTCTACACGAGTCACCTGCGGCTCCGACGACTCGCTGGACCAGCTCCTCACCAAATTCTGGGAAGTCGAGGAAGGTCCCTCACAGATCGTCTCCGAGTCTGATGCGGTCTGTGAACGCAATTTTGTCCGAACTACCCGCAGGGACAGTTGTGGCAAGTACGTTGTGACGCTCCCCTTGCGCGACCCTGAGCATGGTGAGTCCGAGCTCTCATCTTCAAGATCCTTCGCTCTGGCTCAGTTTCTGCGTAACGAACAGCGCCTAAAAAGGGATCCTCCCCTCAAGGCCCGATACGACTCGGTAATCCAAGAATACCTCGACTTAGGCCACATGGCCGAAGTTTCTCCAAAAAGCCGTTCCGCTACGTATTACCTTCCGCATCATGCAGTTCTCAAGCCCGAAAGCACAACCACTAAGGTGCGGGTGGTTTTCAACGCCTCTAGCCCGTCCGCAAACGGGACAAGCCTTAACGACATCCTCTACGCGGGCCCGGTCTTACAGTCCGACCTCACAATTCAAATCCTAAAGTGGCGATACTTTAGGTTCGTTTTCAATGCCGACATCGAGAAGATGTATCGACAGATTTGGGTAGACCCCAACCATACACCGTTTCAGCGCATTCTATTTCGCAATCCCGAGGGGGAAATCCGTGACTACGAATTGAAAACGGTCACCTTCGGAGTCAACTGTGCCCCTTTCTTAGCGATCCGAGTCCTGCGACAGCTCGCCGACGACGAAGAGTCGAGGTATCCGCAGGCCAGTCGGATCATTCGACAGTTTATGTACGTCGACGATGTCCTCGCGGGGGCCGACTCCAGAACTGAGGCGCAGGTGGCTATCCGCGAGCTCCAGGGTGCCCTGAGTTCGGCGGGATTCCCACTTAGAAAGTGGACCTCCAATGATAAGGCGATTTTGGCCAACATCCCGAGTGACCATCTCCTTCACTCCGATTTTCTAGAACTCGACTCTGAGAGCACGGCTAAAACTCTCGGCGTGCGGTGGAAAGCGACGTCCGACGAGTTTTTCTTCATTCCGCCAAAATTGGTCTCGGAATCGTCATTCACCAAGCGTCAGGTCCTGTCTCAAATTGCCAAACTTTTTGATCCGGCAGGCTGGCTAGCCCCCTTCGTTGTCCGGGCAAAGATGTTCATGCAGGACATTTGGCTCCAGGATCTAGGGTGGGACGATACTCTTCCTCAAGATTTTTATCAAAGATGGATTGACTTCCTGGAAAATTACTCCGCACTTGACAATATTCGTATTCCCCGATGGGTCACGTTCCGACCGCATTTGAATATCGAGCATCATGGATTCTGCGACGCATCCCAGAAGGCGTACGGTGCCGCCATTTACGTCCGGGTGGAGGTTGGGTCCACGGTAGAGGTGACCTTACTGACGGCAAGGACGCGTGTGGCCCCAGTAAAAACGTTGTCGCTTCCGCGGCTCGAATTGTGCGGAGCCTTGCTCTTGTCCGAGATGGCTGCCGCCATCCTTCCGAAGATGCCCGGGCCTGCGTCCGCCTTGCACTGTTGGACGGACTCTACAATTGTTCTCGCCTGGTTGCATAAGCCGGCGTGTCACTGGACGACGTTCGTGGCAAATCGCGTGACCAAGATCACCCAGTTTACCGAAGTGGAGAAGTGGGCACATGTGCGCTCCGAGCACAACCCGACAGACCTCGCCAGCCGGGGAGTAGCGCTCCAAGACCTCGCGGACAGCCAACTGTGGTGGCATGGGCCGGCCTGGTTACGAAGGCCCCGAAGCGAGTGGCCCATGCAAGGCGATGTCTCCCCTGTAACTGACCTCGAGCAGCGAGCAGTCAAAGTCCATGTAGCGAAGGTTCCTCCTGAAGACATTCTTGAACGTTTTTCCACACTCAATAAGGCGTTGCGAGTTCTCGCCTACGTCCATCGCTTCATTCAGCGCTCACGGAAGCTCCTGTCGTCGGTGGAGGATCACTTGACGGCTTCTGAAATCGTGTCAGCCGAGCGACTTCTTATTTCCGTGACGCAACGCAGGCACTTCGTCCTTGAGATGGGCTGTTTAAGCCAAAAGCGACCAATTCCAACCTCCAGTCTGGTTCAAAATTTGAACCCGTTCTTTGATTCGCATGGGCTCATGAGAGCATGCGGCCGGGTTACAACTTCCGAGTTTCTCCAATACGATGAACGACATCCCATTATCCTCCCATACGATTGCCATCTGTCTCGACTCATCGTCCATTTTACGCATCGAATAACGCTGCACGGCGGCAATCAGCTAATGATCCGTCTGATCCGTTCCAAGTTCTGGATCCCGAGGGTGAGGAAATTGGTTAAGTCGGTCATATATTCGTGCAAGGTCTGCGTCATCCACAAGAGGAAGTTGCAAACGCAACTCATGGGAGACTTGCCAAAGGAACGGACCTCCTTCTCGCGTCCTTTCACATATACCGGCATGGACTACGCCGGTCCCTTCGACATCAAAAATTATACAGGACGAGCCTGTCTCATCACCAAGGGGTATGTGTTGGTGTTCGTTTGCTTCTCGACTAAGGCCATTCACTTAGAGCCTACGTCCGACCTTACTACGGAAAAGTTTCTTGCCGCTTTCGCCCGTTTCGTGTCTCGAAGAGGATGTCCTCATCAAGTGCAGTCGGATAACGGAAAGACTTTCGTAGGGGCGGCTGCCCAACTCTCCCGAGACTTTTTCCACGCTCTCAAAGAGGCTGTGACGGGGGCCTATAGTCACCATCAGCTGCTCTGGCAGTTCATTCCTCCGGGAGCACCCCACATGGGAGGCTTGTGGGAAGCAGGCGTAAAAAGCTTCAAAACCTTGTTTTACAAGTCTACGGCCACGCGAAAGTACACATTTGAAGAGCTTGCCACCCTTCTGGCGAGAATCGAAGCGTGCCTGAATTCGCGTCCGCTCGCTCCAATGTCCGAAGACCCCGCCGACTTGTTGGCGCTTACGCCTGGGCACTTTCTGGTTGGAGGCCCTCTCCTCGCCGTGGTTGAACCCGAGATCAAGGGGGTCACCACATCCATTATAAATCGCTGGCAACATCTGAAGGCTCTCCATCAACACTTTCGTCTgcgatggaaggaggagtacCTCAAGGAACTCCATAAGCGGAACAAGTGGCGAGCTCCCACAAGAAATCTCCGTGCCGGGGATATGGTAGTCGTCAAGGAAGATAACCTTCCGTCCAACGAGTGGCGATTAGGCAGAGTTGACGCGGTGTTTCCAGGAGTCGATGGCCATGTCCGTGTGGTCGACATCCGCACCGCGCGAGGACTCATCAAGCGTCCCATTGCGAAGGTCGTCCTGCTTCCGATGGAGGAGGTCGCCTGCCCGCAGTAA
- the LOC138929097 gene encoding uncharacterized protein translates to MQSYRCRVCRGIHPLRKCRQFRRLSAEKRLRAVLANRYCPRCLAHVHSDGSCRRGDRCKTCGQDHHTLLHLSESPMSSRQSRPANRRSRDTVVTPRPSSAAPRPSSTAPRASSDTPRHSSAARPGTQPTAVTAPSLSSLLQRHSVNILPTALVRIHTGTQSFDTAALIDPCTPMSCIDASLAAAFRLPTTNVGGEQICSATIGSKIDSAVRLDVVFKIEPRVRIRTPVRELSDAVRAHFRDITLADERFYRPASISVILGADMYPRVIRPGFRKIDDGLPVTQSTIFGWIVSGACHQP, encoded by the coding sequence ATGCAATCCTaccgatgccgagtctgcagaGGGATCCATCCGCTACGAAAGTGCCGTCAATTCCGCCGCTTGAGTGCCGAGAAGAGGCTCCGGGCCGTTCTGGCCAACCGGTACTGCCCCAGATGCTTGGCCCACGTGCACTCTGACGGGTCATGTCGTCGGGGTGATCGTTGCAAAACGTGCGGCCAGGACCACCACACGCTCTTACATCTCTCCGAATCGCCGATGTCGTCACGCCAGTCTCGCCCGGCAAACCGCCGGTCAAGGGATACCGTGGTCACGCCCAGGCCGTCGTCAGCCGCTCCACGGCCCTCGTCAACAGCTCCACGCGCTTCGTCCGACACCCCTCGGCATAGTTCCGCCGCTCGTCCGGGTACTCAGCCGACCGCGGTCACTGCTCCGTCGCTGTCGTCGCTTCTGCAGCGGCACAGCGTGAACATCCTGCCGACAGCGTTGGTGCGGATCCACACCGGGACTCAGAGCTTCGACACGGCCGCACTCATCGATCCGTGCACACCCATGAGCTGCATCGACGCGTCGCTAGCTGCAGCCTTTCGCCTGCCGACTACCAACGTCGGGGGTGAACAGATTTGTTCTGCCACCATCGGCTCCAAGATCGACAGCGCCGTCCGGCTCGACGTTGTCTTTAAGATAGAACCTCGCGTGCGCATCCGCACCCCAGTTCGGGAGCTCAGCGATGCGGTGCGGGCCCACTTCCGGGACATCACGCTGGCCGATGAGCGGTTCTATCGCCCTGCTTCAATTTCCGTGATCCTGGGCGCCGACATGTACCCGCGGGTGATAAGACCGGGCTTTCGAAAGATCGACGACGGATTGCCGGTGACCCAGAGCACAATCTTTGGATGGATCGTGTCCGGAGCTTGTCACCAGCCATGA